A single Flavobacterium sp. 1 DNA region contains:
- a CDS encoding leucine-rich repeat domain-containing protein: protein MMKNVIALFLTVSFSISLLANISNSERDILVKLYQKTNGSQWVVKWDLNAPVSTWHGVKIENEQVIGINLSDNNLVGILPIEITNLKNLTELNLFKNQISGTIPQNIGKLKKLQELNLSFNKLTGSIPNSICKIQHLKTLILFMNNLSGELPGEIGNLKELEVISLFNNQLSGEFPVSLYELKHLKELSVSSNEFSGHISKNIEKLVSLEKLSLFDNKMSGQIPFNIAKLQNLEKVNLAYNSFSGYVPAILAEKNGFNLTMRSESGVAFKLEVMNTSKGILAADE from the coding sequence ATGATGAAAAATGTTATTGCATTATTTTTGACGGTTTCGTTTTCTATTTCCTTATTAGCAAATATTTCAAATAGTGAGAGAGATATTTTGGTTAAGTTATATCAGAAAACAAATGGCAGTCAATGGGTTGTAAAATGGGATTTGAATGCTCCAGTTTCGACTTGGCATGGAGTTAAAATCGAAAATGAACAAGTGATAGGAATCAATCTTTCGGATAATAATTTAGTAGGGATTTTACCGATTGAGATAACTAATTTAAAAAATTTAACAGAATTAAATTTATTTAAAAATCAGATTTCCGGAACAATACCACAAAACATTGGTAAATTAAAAAAACTGCAGGAGTTAAACCTATCGTTTAATAAATTGACAGGTTCTATACCAAATTCTATTTGTAAAATCCAGCATTTAAAAACTTTAATCCTTTTCATGAATAATCTTTCTGGAGAGTTGCCAGGTGAAATAGGGAATTTAAAAGAACTGGAAGTTATTTCTTTATTTAATAATCAATTAAGTGGAGAATTTCCAGTGTCATTATATGAATTGAAGCATTTAAAAGAATTATCTGTGAGCAGCAATGAATTTTCCGGACATATTAGCAAGAATATTGAAAAGTTAGTTTCATTAGAAAAATTAAGCTTATTTGATAATAAAATGAGTGGGCAAATCCCTTTCAATATTGCTAAGTTGCAGAATTTAGAAAAAGTGAATTTAGCTTATAATTCTTTTTCCGGTTATGTGCCAGCTATTTTGGCAGAAAAAAATGGTTTCAATCTTACAATGAGAAGTGAATCTGGTGTTGCATTTAAATTGGAAGTTATGAATACCTCCAAAGGAATTCTGGCAGCTGATGAATAA
- a CDS encoding DUF1761 domain-containing protein, with product MEMNCIAIFVSALTTLVVGFIWYNPKVFGTIWMKETGLTQEELQKGNMLKIFGLTYIFSLFIVMIEMSLTIHQTGAMGMIGGPPKINEALPSFKAFMADYGTAYRTFKHGALHGFMSGLFFALPIIGINGLFERKSWKYIWIHAGFWIVSLTIIGSLICGWV from the coding sequence ATGGAAATGAATTGTATTGCAATTTTTGTAAGCGCATTAACCACATTGGTAGTTGGATTTATCTGGTATAACCCAAAAGTATTTGGAACTATATGGATGAAAGAAACTGGTCTCACTCAAGAGGAACTTCAAAAAGGAAACATGCTGAAGATTTTTGGTCTGACCTATATTTTCTCTTTATTTATTGTCATGATTGAAATGTCATTAACAATCCATCAAACTGGAGCGATGGGAATGATTGGAGGACCACCGAAAATCAATGAAGCACTTCCTTCATTTAAAGCCTTCATGGCCGATTATGGAACTGCCTACAGAACATTCAAGCATGGGGCTTTGCATGGATTTATGTCCGGTTTATTTTTTGCCTTACCAATAATTGGAATAAACGGTTTATTTGAAAGAAAATCTTGGAAATATATTTGGATTCATGCAGGATTTTGGATAGTTAGCTTGACTATCATAGGATCTTTGATTTGCGGATGGGTTTAA
- a CDS encoding 4a-hydroxytetrahydrobiopterin dehydratase: MKTYTEESASPFLENLKEWHFKENAIEKDFKFKNFTQALGFIVQVGVLAEKMNHHPELFNVYNKVNIRLNTHDSGGVTSKDFELASQIEALFQ; this comes from the coding sequence ATGAAAACATATACAGAAGAATCAGCGAGCCCTTTTCTGGAAAATTTAAAGGAGTGGCATTTTAAAGAAAATGCAATCGAGAAAGATTTTAAGTTTAAGAATTTCACACAAGCACTTGGTTTTATTGTACAAGTGGGAGTGTTGGCCGAGAAGATGAATCATCATCCAGAGCTTTTTAACGTATATAATAAAGTGAATATTCGTTTGAATACACATGATTCAGGTGGAGTGACATCAAAAGATTTTGAATTGGCCAGCCAAATAGAAGCATTATTTCAATAA
- a CDS encoding GNAT family N-acetyltransferase: MKTTLSYQIYETTAQLPENWDDLGCKNIFLSKDYFEILEKSAPCNMICHYIGIFKDQDLVGIAISQFLDLNKLESFGDRDRCVKASVRKFVLKNFASHVLLIGNNMLTGQNSYVFSDSITPTEGIKTLKKATANLKLKFKSMGKKVHITTFKDYTQKDAENFASDAFRKDYKYRIQPNMTFTILDEWKTEQDYIDSLTKKYRDQYKRARKKAEGIEKRKLHLEDIIKHETAIYDLYHHVAQNAPFNTFFLTKNHFRIFKETLKDNFLFYGYFLDEKLIGFNTLIKNGNTIDTYFLGYDDTVQKERMLYLNMLYDMIAYSINKGYKEIIFSRTALEIKSSVGAKPMEMFGFMEHSNSKINKHVPKIFPKLEPEIVWQERNPFK; encoded by the coding sequence TTGAAAACAACTCTTTCATATCAGATTTACGAAACCACAGCTCAACTTCCAGAAAACTGGGATGATCTGGGATGTAAAAATATTTTTTTGTCCAAGGATTATTTTGAAATTTTAGAAAAATCGGCTCCATGCAACATGATTTGCCATTATATTGGAATTTTTAAGGATCAAGATTTAGTGGGAATAGCAATCTCGCAATTTTTGGATTTAAATAAATTGGAATCTTTTGGCGACAGAGACCGCTGTGTTAAAGCCAGTGTTCGGAAATTTGTTCTGAAAAATTTTGCTTCTCATGTGCTGCTCATCGGCAACAACATGCTTACTGGTCAAAACTCTTATGTTTTTTCGGACTCAATTACTCCAACAGAGGGCATTAAAACCTTAAAAAAAGCAACTGCCAATTTAAAATTGAAGTTTAAATCGATGGGCAAAAAAGTGCATATCACCACTTTTAAAGATTATACACAAAAAGATGCCGAAAACTTCGCCTCTGACGCTTTTAGAAAAGACTATAAATACCGCATTCAGCCCAACATGACCTTTACCATTCTGGATGAATGGAAGACTGAACAGGATTATATTGATTCACTGACCAAAAAATACCGGGATCAGTACAAAAGAGCGCGAAAAAAAGCGGAAGGGATTGAAAAAAGAAAATTACATCTGGAGGACATCATAAAACATGAAACGGCTATTTATGACTTATACCATCATGTTGCCCAGAATGCGCCTTTTAATACTTTCTTCCTGACCAAAAATCATTTTAGAATTTTTAAAGAAACGCTGAAAGACAATTTCTTATTTTATGGTTATTTTTTGGACGAAAAGCTTATCGGTTTCAACACATTAATCAAAAACGGCAACACGATAGATACCTATTTTTTAGGTTATGACGACACCGTTCAAAAGGAAAGAATGCTGTATTTAAATATGCTTTATGATATGATTGCCTATTCGATCAATAAAGGTTATAAAGAAATTATTTTCTCCAGAACAGCTTTAGAAATAAAAAGTTCTGTTGGGGCGAAACCAATGGAAATGTTTGGTTTTATGGAACACAGTAATTCCAAAATAAACAAACATGTTCCTAAAATATTTCCAAAATTAGAACCAGAAATTGTCTGGCAGGAAAGAAATCCATTTAAATAA
- a CDS encoding diacylglycerol kinase family protein, producing the protein MKKSIIMVVNPISGDVDKTQFVEEVSFFTEKENLELILYETTGEGDLIKIRELYNNYQPERILVAGGDGTIKMVAEAIEKHDVILGILPAGSANGLSVDLNLPTALDDNLKIAFYGNYIEMDMIAINGKKSLHLSDIGLNADLVKNYENSEIRGMWGYAIQAYTTLKDMDDPFEATITANNQTIKCAARMIVIANSQKYGTGVIINPEGSMNDGKFELVILKNLDLIVFGKIITGNMPIENDDIEIISTDRATIQTNIPVNFQIDGEYCGVESLLEISILHKQLKVAVA; encoded by the coding sequence ATGAAAAAGAGTATTATCATGGTAGTAAATCCAATATCAGGCGATGTTGATAAAACTCAATTTGTAGAGGAGGTCAGTTTTTTTACAGAAAAAGAAAATTTGGAACTCATTTTATATGAAACTACTGGAGAGGGCGATTTAATTAAGATAAGAGAACTATATAATAATTATCAGCCTGAAAGAATTTTAGTTGCCGGCGGTGATGGAACTATAAAAATGGTTGCTGAAGCAATAGAAAAACATGATGTAATTCTCGGAATTTTACCAGCTGGCTCCGCAAATGGTCTGTCGGTCGATTTGAACTTGCCAACAGCGCTTGATGATAATCTGAAAATCGCTTTTTATGGTAATTATATCGAGATGGATATGATTGCTATCAACGGTAAAAAAAGCCTGCATTTGAGTGATATCGGATTAAATGCTGATCTTGTTAAAAATTATGAAAACAGCGAGATACGTGGTATGTGGGGATACGCTATTCAAGCCTATACAACTTTAAAAGATATGGATGATCCTTTTGAAGCAACAATCACTGCCAACAATCAAACCATTAAATGTGCGGCCAGAATGATTGTAATTGCTAATTCGCAAAAATATGGAACAGGAGTTATAATTAACCCAGAGGGTTCAATGAACGATGGGAAATTTGAATTAGTAATTCTTAAAAATTTGGATTTGATTGTTTTTGGAAAAATCATCACTGGAAATATGCCGATTGAGAATGATGATATTGAAATAATCTCTACCGACCGAGCTACTATACAAACTAATATTCCTGTAAATTTCCAAATTGATGGTGAGTATTGCGGAGTCGAAAGTCTTTTGGAAATCTCTATTTTGCACAAACAATTAAAGGTAGCTGTTGCTTAA
- a CDS encoding App1 family protein yields MKPFLKLYRGYANEQELIVMGHVFNSNKVKDYDYKKNNFKNAAAIINLFRTKTQANADVYLKYKNSTIRTRTLNDGYFKFCIPVDAAVGFGWIDYEVSIIHNNESIAEKGSYIRPTQGSLGIISDIDDTFLVSYTSNPFKKLYVLLFRNVNSRKIYRNVVSHYQALSSAGRNNKNEQNAFFYVSSSEWNLYTFIIRFTEIHQLPRAVLLLKDIKTSLKDFVFTGRGSHNHKFEKIKHILEFYPNLKYVLLGDDSQEDPYLYENICKIFPVNVKAVYIRQTGSSKSEKVIAALNNLKELNVEICYFKNSEEAIEHSKNIEVI; encoded by the coding sequence ATGAAGCCTTTTTTAAAATTATACCGTGGATATGCCAATGAACAGGAACTCATTGTTATGGGGCATGTATTTAATTCCAACAAAGTCAAGGATTATGATTATAAAAAAAATAATTTCAAAAATGCGGCAGCGATAATTAATTTATTCCGAACAAAAACACAAGCAAATGCTGATGTGTATCTAAAGTATAAAAATTCAACAATCCGTACAAGAACATTAAATGACGGTTATTTTAAATTTTGCATTCCTGTTGATGCTGCAGTTGGTTTTGGCTGGATTGATTATGAAGTAAGCATTATACACAATAATGAAAGCATCGCAGAAAAAGGAAGTTATATTCGCCCTACTCAAGGCAGTCTTGGAATTATATCAGACATTGATGACACTTTCTTAGTTTCGTACACATCAAATCCTTTTAAAAAACTGTATGTCTTATTGTTTAGAAATGTAAACAGCAGAAAAATCTACCGAAATGTAGTTTCCCATTATCAAGCCTTAAGTTCTGCAGGCAGAAATAATAAAAACGAACAGAATGCATTTTTTTATGTATCAAGCAGTGAATGGAATTTATATACTTTTATAATTCGCTTTACCGAAATTCATCAATTGCCCAGAGCGGTTTTATTGCTAAAAGATATTAAAACTAGTTTAAAAGATTTTGTTTTCACAGGCAGAGGAAGCCATAACCATAAATTTGAAAAAATAAAACATATTCTGGAATTTTATCCAAATCTGAAATACGTTCTGTTAGGCGACGATTCACAGGAGGATCCATATTTATATGAGAATATCTGTAAAATTTTCCCCGTAAATGTAAAAGCTGTTTATATCAGACAGACAGGGAGTTCTAAATCAGAAAAAGTAATAGCAGCTCTAAACAATTTAAAAGAATTAAATGTTGAAATCTGTTATTTTAAAAACAGTGAAGAAGCTATTGAACATTCAAAAAATATTGAAGTTATTTAG
- the abc-f gene encoding ribosomal protection-like ABC-F family protein: MLNIHNLSVSFGGSYLFEEVTFRLGAGDRVGLVGKNGAGKSTMLKMLARDFAPDSGVISQEKEIRLGFLRQDIDFERGRTVLEEAYEAFTEIKIVEKKLAEINHQLVTRTDYESEEYSQIIEDLSDYTHRFELLGGYNYVGDTEKILLGLGFKREVFDNQTETFSGGWRMRIELAKLLLQSNDVLLLDEPTNHLDIESIIWLESFLRNYPGVVVIVSHDKMFLDNVTNRTIEISLGKAYDFNKPYSQYLELRHEIREKQLATQKNQAKKIEETEKLIEKFRAKASKASMAQSLIKKLDKVERIEVDEDDNSVMNISFPVSKEPGRVVVEAENVTKSYGDKTILKEISLLVERGSKIAFVGQNGQGKSTFIKAIVDEFEYQGSIKLGHNVQLGYFAQNQAEYLDGEITLLQTMEDAAMDTNRMKVRDMLGSFLFRGDDVEKKVKVLSGGERNRLALCKLLLQPINVLLMDEPTNHLDIKSKNVLKAALQKFGGTLLLVSHDRDFLQGMSNIVYEFKDQKIKEYLGDINYFLEQRNLENMREVEKKDIAKAAAPKESNKASYEDQKKGKALQNKLSKIESQIKQLEKDIQHDDKLLASNYDKHIEDASFFIAYNKKKAELDKLLLDWEIVQEEIDNFK; encoded by the coding sequence ATGCTTAATATACATAATTTATCGGTTTCGTTTGGTGGTTCATATTTGTTTGAAGAAGTTACTTTTCGATTGGGTGCAGGTGACCGTGTAGGTCTTGTTGGAAAGAACGGTGCAGGGAAATCGACAATGCTCAAAATGCTGGCTAGAGATTTTGCTCCGGATTCTGGAGTGATTTCTCAGGAGAAAGAAATTCGTTTGGGATTTTTGCGTCAGGATATTGATTTTGAAAGAGGCAGAACCGTTTTGGAAGAAGCTTACGAAGCTTTTACCGAAATCAAAATTGTAGAGAAAAAATTAGCCGAAATTAACCATCAATTAGTAACCCGAACTGATTATGAAAGTGAAGAATACAGTCAAATTATAGAAGACCTGTCTGATTACACCCATCGTTTTGAATTGTTAGGTGGTTATAATTATGTTGGGGACACCGAAAAAATTCTTTTGGGTCTGGGTTTTAAAAGAGAAGTTTTTGACAACCAAACTGAAACTTTTTCGGGAGGTTGGAGAATGCGTATCGAATTGGCCAAATTATTATTGCAGTCAAACGATGTATTATTACTGGATGAGCCTACGAATCACTTGGATATTGAAAGTATTATTTGGCTGGAAAGTTTTTTACGCAATTATCCTGGAGTTGTGGTTATTGTTTCGCATGATAAAATGTTTTTAGATAATGTGACGAATAGAACTATAGAAATTTCGCTAGGTAAAGCGTATGATTTCAATAAACCGTATTCTCAATATCTGGAACTGCGTCATGAAATTCGTGAAAAGCAATTGGCTACCCAGAAAAATCAGGCTAAGAAAATTGAAGAAACGGAGAAGTTAATTGAGAAATTTAGAGCCAAAGCTTCTAAAGCCTCGATGGCGCAGTCGTTAATCAAAAAGCTGGATAAAGTAGAACGTATTGAAGTTGATGAAGACGATAATTCGGTTATGAATATTTCATTTCCAGTTTCGAAAGAGCCAGGCAGAGTAGTTGTTGAAGCTGAAAATGTTACCAAAAGTTATGGTGATAAAACGATTCTTAAAGAGATCAGTTTATTAGTAGAGCGCGGCAGCAAAATTGCTTTTGTCGGTCAAAATGGTCAAGGGAAATCGACTTTTATTAAAGCTATAGTTGACGAATTTGAATACCAAGGTTCGATTAAATTAGGTCACAATGTACAATTGGGCTATTTCGCCCAGAACCAAGCCGAATATTTAGACGGTGAGATTACTTTGCTACAGACAATGGAAGATGCAGCAATGGATACAAACCGAATGAAAGTGCGCGATATGCTGGGTTCTTTCCTGTTTCGTGGCGATGATGTAGAGAAAAAGGTAAAAGTGCTTTCTGGAGGTGAAAGAAACCGTTTGGCACTGTGTAAATTATTATTGCAGCCTATTAATGTTTTGCTGATGGATGAGCCTACCAATCACTTGGATATAAAATCTAAGAATGTTTTGAAAGCTGCTCTGCAAAAATTTGGAGGAACATTATTGTTAGTTTCTCACGATAGGGATTTTCTGCAGGGAATGTCTAACATCGTTTATGAATTCAAAGATCAAAAAATCAAAGAATATCTAGGGGATATTAATTATTTCTTGGAACAGCGCAATTTGGAAAACATGCGTGAAGTAGAGAAAAAAGATATTGCTAAAGCGGCAGCTCCTAAAGAAAGCAATAAAGCGTCCTATGAAGATCAGAAAAAAGGAAAAGCTCTGCAAAATAAGTTGAGTAAAATAGAAAGTCAGATTAAACAATTGGAAAAAGACATTCAGCACGATGATAAATTGCTGGCTTCCAATTATGACAAACATATTGAAGATGCTTCTTTTTTTATAGCGTATAACAAAAAGAAAGCAGAATTGGATAAATTACTTTTGGACTGGGAAATTGTTCAGGAAGAAATTGATAATTTTAAATGA
- a CDS encoding DUF983 domain-containing protein, giving the protein MLKKGSKLYSILTGTCPKCMNESMYVDKNPLHLGSVLKMNDHCSHCGLKYQIEPSFFYGAMYVSYGLNVGVGIATFIISYLIFKSSIQTSFIAIIAALIILFPIVLRWSRNIYINMFVKYDPPTKI; this is encoded by the coding sequence ATGTTAAAAAAAGGATCCAAACTATATAGCATTTTAACAGGAACTTGTCCAAAATGCATGAATGAGAGTATGTATGTAGACAAAAATCCTTTACATTTAGGATCAGTACTCAAAATGAATGACCATTGCAGCCATTGCGGACTAAAATATCAGATTGAACCTTCTTTCTTTTATGGAGCTATGTATGTAAGCTATGGTTTGAATGTTGGAGTTGGAATTGCCACTTTTATCATATCTTATCTTATATTTAAATCCAGCATACAAACATCTTTCATAGCTATCATTGCTGCATTAATTATATTGTTTCCAATAGTATTAAGATGGTCAAGAAACATTTACATCAACATGTTTGTTAAATATGACCCGCCAACTAAAATCTAA
- a CDS encoding FAD-binding oxidoreductase, with protein sequence MIDYIIVGAGLAGISFCERALLHEKSFVVFNNDSQNSSKIAGGLYNPVILKRFSEVWQAKEQLELMTDFYSNLSSRIPNKFDFKVPILRKFFSIEEQNNWFAASDKVALAPFLSTSLCFNEYEGIDSPFGYGEVLQTGFVDTASLLSKYHDFLLSRQLLLNETFDYDALIVEEDRVLYKNLEAKHIVFAEGFGLHANPFFNELPLDGTKGELFVIKAPDLKLDVIVNTSVFILPLGNDLFKVGATYNWKDKTDLPTEEGKKVLIDRIKEIVSCEFEIIEHYAGVRPTVRDRRPLVGTHSEYKRVHVLNGLGTRGVMLGPAMAKALYDNIENCILLDKEIDIKRFTNKRKGKS encoded by the coding sequence ATGATTGATTATATAATTGTTGGAGCTGGTTTGGCTGGGATTTCATTTTGTGAAAGGGCATTGCTTCATGAAAAAAGTTTTGTTGTTTTTAACAACGACTCTCAAAATTCATCGAAAATTGCTGGAGGATTATACAATCCTGTTATTTTAAAGCGATTTAGTGAAGTATGGCAAGCTAAAGAACAATTGGAATTAATGACTGATTTTTATTCTAATTTAAGTAGCAGGATACCTAATAAGTTTGATTTTAAAGTTCCTATATTAAGAAAGTTTTTCTCTATAGAGGAGCAAAATAACTGGTTTGCAGCCTCTGATAAAGTAGCTTTAGCTCCTTTTTTATCGACTTCTTTGTGTTTTAATGAATATGAAGGTATCGATTCTCCTTTCGGTTATGGAGAAGTACTGCAGACTGGATTTGTAGATACAGCTTCACTGCTTTCTAAGTATCATGATTTTCTGTTGTCTCGCCAACTTTTGCTAAACGAAACTTTTGATTATGATGCTTTAATTGTTGAAGAAGATAGAGTTTTATATAAGAATCTTGAAGCTAAGCATATTGTTTTTGCAGAAGGTTTTGGTTTGCATGCTAATCCTTTTTTTAATGAACTCCCTTTAGATGGGACGAAAGGGGAATTGTTTGTGATTAAAGCTCCTGATTTGAAACTTGATGTCATAGTCAATACCAGTGTTTTCATTTTGCCATTAGGCAATGATTTGTTTAAAGTTGGTGCAACTTATAATTGGAAAGACAAAACTGATTTACCCACAGAAGAAGGAAAAAAGGTATTAATTGACAGGATTAAAGAGATTGTTTCCTGTGAGTTTGAAATAATTGAACACTATGCTGGAGTCCGTCCAACCGTTAGAGACAGGAGACCATTAGTGGGAACTCATTCAGAATATAAAAGGGTTCATGTCTTGAACGGATTGGGAACTCGCGGTGTGATGCTGGGTCCGGCTATGGCCAAAGCGTTGTATGATAATATCGAAAATTGTATCTTGCTGGATAAGGAAATTGATATTAAAAGATTTACCAACAAACGTAAAGGAAAATCGTAA
- the gldN gene encoding gliding motility protein GldN: protein MKTKNLVVVIALVAGSFSSFAQSNLLNAKTPEQIGVKTKSQISLDNDKPLAYGYVDDRDILMGKTTWEIIDLSERFNFPLYFPIDSTNIGKDRRSLFDVLIKGIKANKITEVYADDYFNTKKTFKDMSSSFTYIDTTNAGREEVNANRDLYYPKAKSSITYKTVKGKKVKVVGPATVPVAKVLDAQFIDKRELTSQDITGYKLKGYWYFDKRQSELKYRLLGICPIAPEAREVGTENPDYIDLFWIFYPSIRDYLHQYLAFNEKNSSMPISFDRILDSRQFSGIIYKEENVYGDRLITEYVNENALNQLLESDRIKDKIRDFEHDMWNY from the coding sequence ATGAAGACTAAAAATTTAGTAGTAGTTATTGCATTAGTTGCAGGGAGTTTTTCTTCATTTGCACAGTCTAATTTGCTTAATGCTAAAACTCCTGAGCAAATAGGTGTTAAGACTAAATCTCAAATATCTCTTGATAATGATAAGCCTTTAGCTTATGGTTATGTTGATGATAGAGATATATTAATGGGAAAAACTACTTGGGAGATAATTGATTTGAGTGAAAGATTTAATTTTCCTCTTTATTTTCCAATTGATTCTACTAATATAGGAAAAGACAGAAGATCATTGTTTGATGTTTTAATTAAAGGTATTAAAGCTAATAAAATAACTGAGGTGTATGCTGATGATTATTTTAATACTAAAAAGACATTCAAAGACATGAGCAGTTCTTTCACTTACATTGATACTACAAATGCTGGTAGAGAAGAAGTAAATGCCAATAGAGATTTGTATTATCCAAAAGCAAAATCGTCGATTACTTATAAAACTGTTAAAGGTAAAAAAGTAAAAGTGGTTGGTCCTGCTACTGTTCCTGTTGCTAAAGTTTTAGATGCTCAATTTATTGATAAGAGAGAGCTTACGTCTCAGGATATTACGGGATACAAATTGAAAGGATACTGGTATTTTGACAAACGCCAAAGTGAATTGAAATATCGTTTATTGGGCATTTGCCCGATTGCTCCTGAAGCAAGAGAAGTAGGAACTGAAAATCCTGATTATATTGATTTGTTTTGGATATTTTATCCATCTATTCGTGATTATTTGCATCAATATTTAGCATTCAATGAAAAAAATTCTTCGATGCCAATATCTTTTGATAGAATTTTAGATTCACGTCAGTTCAGCGGAATTATATACAAAGAAGAAAATGTTTATGGCGACCGTCTTATTACTGAGTATGTGAATGAAAACGCTTTGAATCAATTATTGGAATCGGATAGAATCAAAGACAAAATTCGTGACTTTGAACACGATATGTGGAATTACTAA
- the gldM gene encoding gliding motility protein GldM, whose translation MAGGKLTPRQKMINLMYLVFIAMLALNMSKEVLSAFGLINERFETANGLALTSNEAILADLDLKAQDKPEQYQVPNEIGKKVAVATTTFYKYVESLKLGFTKDIVREKDGKLPYETMDNSSKLDESWFSGDGLSAKGKEVLNAIEAYKTAVKSALGTDPKFKDILTEFNTKFNTGDIKDKEGVTKNNLDYNFKHFPLIASVAKLTAIQNDVNTIENQILGRLTGSTAVAAASMKNYTAIVIPEKSAFFAGEAVKGKIVLGRFDKSTVPTKVVVNGGDLNLATALHDGQVDFSFGAGNVGEHDINGNFTFMEDGKPVAIPIIGNYVVVPKPNSATISADKMNVVYRGVINPMTISFAGVSDDKVSASAPGLSRAGKAGSYNMNPGQGSEVVINVTGTLPDGSKVSDKRSFRIKGIPAPVGAIAGDVGTVKGAKSRLEVSQVSAKLLDFDFNVQLNVVGFTLKVAGQAAVIVSGDRVNSQCKAALARATRGDQVTISDIKTKLVGSDIMLSRTAPVIYEIQ comes from the coding sequence ATGGCAGGAGGAAAATTAACCCCTAGACAGAAGATGATTAACCTTATGTATTTGGTTTTCATCGCGATGTTAGCATTAAATATGTCCAAAGAAGTTTTATCAGCTTTTGGATTAATAAACGAGAGATTTGAAACTGCAAATGGTTTAGCATTAACTTCTAATGAGGCTATTTTAGCGGACTTAGATCTTAAAGCTCAAGATAAACCAGAGCAATATCAAGTTCCTAATGAAATTGGTAAAAAAGTAGCAGTAGCTACAACTACTTTTTATAAATATGTAGAATCGCTTAAATTAGGTTTTACTAAAGATATTGTAAGAGAAAAAGATGGTAAATTACCATATGAGACTATGGATAATTCATCAAAATTAGATGAATCATGGTTTAGCGGTGATGGATTGTCAGCAAAAGGGAAGGAAGTTTTAAATGCAATTGAGGCATATAAAACGGCTGTTAAGTCTGCATTGGGAACTGATCCTAAATTCAAGGATATCCTAACTGAATTTAATACTAAATTTAATACTGGAGATATTAAAGATAAGGAAGGTGTTACTAAAAATAATTTAGATTATAATTTTAAGCATTTTCCATTAATTGCTTCAGTAGCAAAATTAACAGCTATTCAAAATGATGTTAATACTATTGAAAATCAAATTTTAGGCAGATTAACTGGTTCAACTGCGGTTGCAGCTGCGTCAATGAAAAACTATACTGCTATTGTAATTCCTGAAAAATCAGCTTTCTTTGCTGGTGAAGCTGTAAAAGGAAAAATCGTTTTAGGACGTTTTGATAAATCTACAGTGCCAACTAAGGTTGTTGTAAACGGAGGTGATTTAAATTTGGCAACTGCTTTACATGATGGTCAAGTTGATTTTAGTTTTGGTGCTGGAAATGTTGGAGAACACGACATTAATGGTAACTTTACTTTTATGGAAGACGGGAAGCCAGTGGCAATTCCTATTATAGGTAACTATGTAGTTGTGCCAAAACCAAATTCAGCAACTATTTCTGCAGATAAAATGAATGTTGTTTATAGAGGTGTTATTAATCCAATGACTATTTCATTTGCTGGTGTTTCCGATGATAAAGTGAGTGCTTCTGCACCAGGATTAAGTCGTGCTGGTAAAGCTGGTAGTTATAACATGAATCCAGGTCAAGGATCTGAAGTGGTTATTAATGTTACAGGTACTTTGCCTGATGGCTCTAAAGTATCTGATAAAAGATCTTTCAGAATTAAAGGTATACCTGCTCCAGTTGGTGCAATCGCAGGAGACGTTGGAACTGTTAAAGGTGCAAAATCCCGTTTAGAAGTTTCTCAAGTTTCTGCAAAATTACTAGATTTTGATTTTAATGTTCAATTGAATGTTGTTGGATTTACATTAAAAGTTGCTGGTCAAGCAGCGGTAATTGTTTCTGGAGACAGAGTTAATTCACAATGTAAAGCTGCTTTAGCGAGAGCAACTAGAGGTGATCAAGTTACGATTTCTGATATTAAAACTAAATTGGTTGGATCTGATATAATGCTTTCAAGAACTGCACCAGTAATTTACGAAATACAATAA